The genomic segment ATCGCATCGCCGCCGCTCCTGCTGCTCGACGAACCGACGCGGGGGCAGGATGGCCGGCTCAATGAGCAGACGGGCAGGCAGTTCGCCGCCTTCGCGCGCGAGCGCAATGCCGCGGTGATCGTGGTCACCCAGGACGTCGAATTTGCGGCATCGTGGTCTCATCGCATCGTCCTGCTCTTGAACGGCACGATCATCGCCGACAGGCCGAACCGGTCAACCCCCGCCGGCGCGCCGTTCGACCCCTCTCAGATGAGCAGTCTATTTCGCGGCGTGTGGATATCGGGGGGGCATGAGGAGTGCAGCATGCCTCGCGGCGCTGAGCCTGATCGAGAGCGCTCATGATGAATAAGGGATTGTTGAGCCTCGCTGCGGCGATGGCCGTTGTGTGTTATGCGTTCTATCGTTTTGAAAAGGGTAGGTTCTCGTCAAAGGAAATATCGCTCATCGCCGTCCTCGCCGCGATCGCGGCGGTCGGCCGGATCCCGTTCGCCGCGCTCCCGAACGTTCAGCCAACTACATTCTTCGTCATGATTTCCGGTTTTGTCTTCGGCCCGGCGGCGGGCTTCCTCGTCGGCGCCGTGGCGGCATTCAGCTCCAATCTCTTTCTCGGGCACGGCCCCTGGACAATCTGGCAAATGCTCGCATGGGGGGCGTGCGGCGCCTCTTCCGGCGTCCTGGGGCTCCTCATGCCCCGGGCGGGCAGGATGACGCTCGCCGTGTTTTCGGTGCTCTGGGGCTACCTGTTCGGCTGGGTGATGAATTTCTGGTACTGGTACTCTTTTGTCTATCCCCTGACCATATCGTCATGGGTCGCGGTCAATGCCGCCTCGTTTTATTTCGACACACTCCACGCCGCCGGGAATGCCGCCTTCTTTCTCTTCCTGGGCAATGGGTGCATCAGCGCGATGCGCTATTTCAAGAAACGGCTTGAATTGTCGTACATTACAGGTTAAACTATTTCCAGCGGCCGTCTCTTGGCCAACCTGGCGCAGCGTGGTAACACAATGAAAACAATACTCGCCGTCACCATCTCTGCTGTTCTTTCGCACGTCTGTGTTTCACTCACCGCCGGAGCGGAAGGCACGGAACTCAATAAGGGGGGGTATGAGATCAGCTGCGACGGAGGGAAGGTAACCGTTCTCGCAAATGATGCGAATGTGGTGCAGCTCCTCAAGGAGTTTTCCCAGAAGAGCGGCATCACCTTCAATAAGTACATTGGCAAGACACAAACGGTCACGCTCGATCTCAGCGGCGTCACGGTCGAGGAGTTCCTCGATCGGCTCCTCGGGAGCTACGTGGCGACGTCAAAGAAGAAGAACGGCACCACGCGCATCAGCTCGGTCACCATTATGGACGAGGGGGGCGAGAAACCTCAGGCTCCGCATGAACCGCCGCCGCCACGCGAGCCGGAGGATCCCAACGCGGGGCGGGGAATGATGCCTCACGGCCCCGGGCAAGAGGGACGGGAGTCCCCGTGGCGAAAAGATCGCTCGTCAAAGTCACCCCGCAGGCGGATACCCCATGACTCACGGCCGCCTGATTCGCCTCCTCAACCGGCCGAAGAATCAGGGCTGGTGCCTCCGCCGCCAGACCCAGCGCAGCAGCCGGAACCATGATCCCAGGGTGGGGAAATAGCAGATGGTTTGAATCGTTTGAACTGTTTGAGCCGTTTGAACCGTAAAGAGGCTCAGACTTTTGAAGCTCCTTGCGGCGCAAACGATTCAAACTGCTCAAGCTGTTCAAACCTATCTTCTATTTCGCCCAATCGGGATAACGGGTATAATCATTGTGGTAGGTCAGGCGGATTTCGTTTGAGCCGTCGCGGTCCATCACGTAGAGCTCGTAGCAGCCGGTCCTGTTCGACGCGAATATGATCTTCTGGCCATCTCGCGAATAGGTGGGATCATAGTCGCTCCCCCGGTCCTCCGTCAGGCATCTCTTATTTCCGCCGTCGGCATCCATCTCCCAAATGTCCACGTTCTTGCGGAGAGAATAGCCCCCATCCGAATAGGCGATCCGCCGGCCATCCGGCGACCAGCGCGGGCGGCACGCTCCCCTGGGGTTGCCTGTCAGTCGCTTCTCATTTTTTCCCGTCACGTCAATCATGTAGATCTGATGGCTCAGGTATCTGTCCGAGGTGAAGACGATTTTCCCTCCATCCGGCGACCATGCGGGAACACGCCGCGTCCCCTTCTCTGTGTGCGTGATATTGATCATCCCCGTCCCATCCTTGTTGATTATGAAGAGATTCTCCGGCGCCTTTTTGTCCGGCTGCGCCCAGAAGCAGAGCCTCGTGCCATCGGGAGACCAGCTAGGGTCTTCGTTGATGGGGTATTGCCGGGTCACCGTACGCACATTCTTCCCATCGGCGTCCATGAGGTAGATCTGCCTCGTCCCATCCCTGTCAGAGTAGAAGGCGATCTCTCTGCCGTCGGGAGACCAGCGGGGGTATTCGTCCAGGGCGCTGTTCTCCGTCAGCCGCCTGCTCCCATACGAAGCGAGGTCCATCACCCAGATCTCGCTCTTCTTCCCCTCCCCCCTCTGGTACACCAGCCTTCCCGCGAGCGACGGGCGCTGCTGCCCGCCTCTCGCTTCAGATGACGCGTCGCGGCTGCCGCAACCATGGGCCGCGAGGAGAGCCGCAAGGAGTACGCCGCCCGATCGCGCGATGACTGTTTTCATGTCCATCCCTACCTCCACAAGGAGTAAAATCCGAACGGTCAACAAAACCCAAGAACGCGGGGACCCGTATTTTGAATAACCAAACCTAAATCTAACCAAATATTGAAATTATAATATAACCACAGATGAACACAGATAAATACTACGGCAGAAAGTGCAAGGCTTAAAGTTGAAAGAAATTATGTCACTGTAAACCTTCAACTTTAAACTTTCAACTGTGGTCCTATTTATGTGTATCCCTGCCTGCCGGCAGGCAGGTGCGTGCATCTGTGGTGTGCCACGTTCGTATCTAGTGTGCCGAGTCTACCAAGGCCTGGTGAAATTTATCGACCGCGCAGAGACGATTGCAGAGGGACGCCAGCTCTTCCATGCCCAGCTGCTCCGGGCGCGACAACGGGCTGATCCCGGCAGCCGAAAATATTCCGGCGAGTGTTCCCTCTCCCTCCAGTCCCCGCAACGCCTGCCTGAGCACCGTATTGATTGCCTTGCGGCGATGTGAAAAAAGGAGGCGGACCATTGAGAAAAATGCCTCGCCGTCGATGAGGCTGACGGGCGGCCGTGCCCGCGGTGTGAACACGACTACCGCTGACATAACCTTCGGCCGCGGGTAAAAGGCTGACGGCGGTATCGTGAAAACCTTTTTTACGTCAGCGTGGTACTGGCAGAATATCGTGAATGCGCCGTAGTCCTTGCCGCCGGGGGGGGCGGTGATCCTCCCGGCAAGCTCCTCTTGGACGGTGAGCACGAGGAGCGCCAGCGCCTCTCGCGCCTCCAGGAGATCCCCTATGAGCGGGCCGCTGATGGAATAGGGGATAGTGGAGACCACCTTGACCGTACGCCTCCCCTCCCCCATTCTATGCGCCAACTCGCGAAGATCGATTCTGAGCGCATCCCCTTCGATGAGTTCGAACCGATCCACCCTCCCGAAACGCCTGCGCAGCCATGCGACGAGCCGCGCGTCACACTCGATAGCGACCAGGCGGCCCGCCTCCCGCAGAATTTCCTCCGTGAGCGCTCCGAGGCCCGGCCCGATCTCAAGGACGGCATCCCCTTTCGTGAGCCGGGCGGCGTGGACGATTCTCGCCGCGGCGTGCGGGCTCGCGAGAAATGACTGCCCGCGCCACTTGCGGGGACTCACGCCGAGAGAGCCGAGCAGCCTCTTTACAGAACCGGGACCCCTGACGGGCGCGTATAGTTCACTCATGGGTGCGGCGGCACAATCGCGCGGCGAGCGTGATTGCCTCCACCATGCTGGCCGGGTCGGCGATCCCCCTCCCCGCGATATCGAACGCGGTGCCGTGGTCGGGAGACGTCCTCACGATCGGCAGGCCGAGGGTGACATTGACCCCGACGTCGAAGGCGAGCATCTTGAGCGGTATCAGGCCCTGGTCATGGTACATGGCGACGATGACATCAAAGTTCCTGCGGTGAGGCTCGACAAAGATCGTATCGGCGGGGAATGGGCCGCGCGCACGAATCCCCTCACGGACTGCCGCCGCAATCGCCGGGGAGATCTCCTCGATCTCCTCCCTCCCGAACGCACCTCCCTCGCCGGCATGGGGGTTGGCCCCGCAGACTCCCACTCTCGGCCGCCGTATGCCGAGCCGGACGCATGCGCCATGGGCGAGCCGTATCGTAGTGAGGATCATCGCGCGGCCCAGGCGGCGGTGCACCTCCGCGAGCGGAATATGGATAGTCACGAGCACGACCCTGAGGCCCCGCCCCGTGAGCATCATGGCGTGCCGCGCGGCTCCGGTCAGATGCGCCAGGCAGTCCGTGTGCCCCTGATAGCGGTAGCCCGCCCGATGGATCGCTTCCTTGCAGATCGGAGCCGTGACGATACCGTCAACCCTTCGCGAGAGGGCCGCGTCCACGGCGAAGCGGATATATCCCATTGCCGCCTCGCCATATGCCCTCCGGATCATCCCCCAGCGATGCTCCCTGATTCGGCGGCACGGGTTGATCACCGGGACGGCCGAGGTTCCAGGAGGGATCTCGGAGAGATCGCGCACGGGGATGAAGCGCACCGCGCGGCTCGTGAACGCGCGGCACTTTTCGAGCAGCGCCATATCGCCGATAACCAGCGGACGGCACACCTTCCTGACGGCACTCTCGGAAAGGGCCTTCACGGTAACTTCCGGGCCGATGCCGCCGGCATCGCCCATGGTTATGGCAAGGAGCGGCTTTTGTTTCATGTCATCAATCTCTCGCGGTCACTTTCCCGCCATCGTCTTCGTGCCTCTATTTCACCACCGATATGTACGCCTTGTTCTTCAGCCTCGTGATCCACTCGTCACGCTTTGTGCTCGCCTTTTCGTTGAAGAGCTTTCCCTCTATCTCCGCATAGACCTGGGTGAGTGGCTTGACGGAGGATGGCTTCTTCTCATGGAGCATGATAATGTGGTAGCCGAGTGAGGACTTGACGATCCCGCTGTGCGCTCCCGGTTCCAGCGCGAACGCCGCATCCTCCAGCTCTTTGTTCCAATGCCCCCGCCCGATGAATCCCCAATCCCCTCCCCTGCTCGCGTAAGGGCAGTGCGAGTATTTTTTCGCCAGCTCCGCGAACGGCTCCCCCGCGTTGAGCCTGCCGAGGATCTCTTTCGCCACCCGCTCCGCTTCTCCCGGCTTCTCGGGCTTCTCCCTGATCCATATCTGGCTCACGTGTATCTTCTCGCTCTCCGTGAACTCCTCCTTGTGCGAATCGTAATATTCCCTCACCTCCATCGGGGAGACACTGCACTTCGAGGAAGCCTCCTTGATGAGCATCGCCTTCACCAGGGTGCGATCCTCCTGCTGGGCGCGGAACCGCTCCATCGTGGTTCCCTCCCGCTTCATCTGCTTGAGAAACTCCTCCTCCGAAGGAAACTTAGCCTTGATCTGGGCGATTGATTGTTCCACGTCCTTCGCGAACTCGTCACCCAGCAGCCCCTTGATATTCTGCTTTTTAGCTTCCTGCAAGATGAGCTTCTCCTCGATGAGATGGTTGAGCACGTCGCGCCTCGCCTTCTGGAGCATCGAAAAGAGCTCAGCACCCGAGTAGATCCGCTCGTACTGTTCGAAGATCGGGGCGAGAATTCTCTCCAGCTCGGAGTAGGTGATGATCTCGTCGTTGATTACCGCCACGATCTGCTCCTTGATTTCCCCCGCGGCAATCCGTGCGGAGAGCATGAGGACGATCACGAGGGACAGCCGTCCGAGAGCGGCGAGGAACGCCCCTCCGGCAGGTCGGCGGCGGCAATACGCATCAGATGATGGCGCGGTGAAATTCATAGATTGGCTTGAGCAGGATCGGCCAGGCGATTGCGGAGACACCGGTGAACATTGGCAGCATGAGGCCCTGCGGTATCCGGTACTCCGCTCATCAGCTTCCCGTGGGGCGGCGCTACTTCTTGGCCTGTTTCGCCCTCGCGGCAATCAAAATCAGGAGGACAATGGCAATGATAATTATAATGGCAGCTTGCATCGTGTGCCTCTCCCGCATTGTTACAGTGGGTTTATGTCTCTCTCCTCATTATAAAATATGCGGCTTGAAAGGCAATGGAATAATTGAGCGGGCGTCATCTCCCCCCTCTCACAGTTGTGCAATCTTCTCCCGTATCTCCCTCAGCGCATCCAGCGGTGTTTTTTTCGTGAGGCGGGGATAGCGGCCGCCGGGGCGGAGTTCCTCGCCATGCTTCACCGCGACAATCCTGTCATCCTGAAGCGATATCGAGCGTATCCCCCTTGCTTTCGCATTGAGCTTCAGCCGGCACATCTCGAGAAGGAGCACCGCCTCTTTCGGTAGCGGGCCGAAGCGGTCCTTGAGCTCGCCGGCGATCCACTCAATGTCTCTCTCGCTCTGTATCTCCCCCATCTTCTTGTACAGATCGATCCGCTGATCCTCCGCGGGGATATAGCCCGCGGGGAGCCCGGCCGCGAAAGACAGATTCACCTCAATATCCTCAATCCCCGCAACCTCTTTTCCCCTGAGGGTGTCGACGCTCCTCTTGAGCAGTTTGCAGTAGAGGTCAAACCCTATCGCCGCGATGTGCCCGTGCTGCTCGTGGCCCAGGATATTGCCGGCGCCGCGGATCTCCAGGTCGCGCAGGGCGATTTTGAAGCCTGAACCAAGGCTCGTGTGGTCCATCAGGGCTTTCAACCTCCTGCGGGCATCGTCAAGGAGCCCCATCCCCTTTGAGTAGAGCAGGTATGCGTATGCCCTGCGCCGGTAGCGGCCCACGCGCCCCCTGAGCTGGTAGAGGTCCGCGAGACCGAACCGGTCGGCGTGGTCAATGATGATGGTGTTCACGTTGGGGATGTCCAGCCCCGACTCGATGATCGTGGTGCACACGAGGATATCAATCTTTCCCTCCACGAATCGCCGCATCACCTCCTCGAGTTCGTCATCCGCCATCTGTCCATGGCCCACCGCGAGGACCGCCTCCGGAACAAGCTTCTCAATCGTTTCTCTCATCCGCTCGATTGTCTCGACATAGTTATGGACAACGTAGACCTGACCCTCCCGTCCGAGCTCCCTGCGTATGGCGTTCCTGATGAGCTCCTCGTCGTGCTCGCACACCGCCGTTTCGATGGAGAGCCGGTCCTCGGGAGGCGTGGCGATGGTGGACATATCCCTGATTCCCGCCAGGGACATGTAGAGCGTGCGCGGGATCGGCGTCGCCGTCATCGTCAGGACGTCCACCATGAGCCGCAGCTTCTTGAACTTCTCCTTGTGCTGCACGCCGAACCGCTGCTCCTCGTCAATGATCACCAACCCCAGATCCTTGAACGCCACGTCAGGCTGTATGAGCCGGTGCGTGCCAATCACGACATCAACCGTACCGCGCGTCAGGCCATCGATCACGCACTGCTGCTCCTTTTCGGTCCGGAAACGGCTCAGCATCTCTATCTTGACGGGGTAATCAGCGAAACGGTCAGTGAAGGTGCTCAGGTGCTGCTGGGCGAGGACGGTGGTCGGGACAAGGATGGCGACCTGTTTGCCGTCCATGACCGCCTTGAAGGCGGCCCGTATCGCGACCTCTGTTTTGCCGTAGCCGACATCGCCGCAGACGAGGCGGTCCATCGGGTGAGAGCGCTCCATATCCCGCTTGACGTCCTCGATGGCGGATGCCTGGTCAGGCGTCTCCTCGTAAATGAATGCGTTTTCGAACTCCTTCTGCCAGGCCGTGTCGGGAGGAAACGCGCGCCCCTCCCTCGACTGCCGGGCCGCCTGGAGCTGGAGGATCTCCGCCGCGTAATCGAATATGGCCCTCTGCGCGGCGACCCGCACGCCCTGCCAGCGCCCGCCGCCGAGCCGATCAAGATTCGGAGGGGTCTTGCCGAAGCCGATATAGCGCTCCACCAGTCCCGCCTGTTCCAGCGGCGCGTACAGCTTCGATTTCTCCTGGTACTCGATGCAGATAAATTCCTTCTCCGCGCCATCCTTCACCAATTTTTTTATTCCCCGGTAAATCCCTATCCCGTGGCTCACATGCACCACATAGTCGCCGGGCTTGAGCTGGGTGAATTCCTTGAGCGGAACCGTCCCCTTGAACCTCCTCCTCGGACGGTGCACCCTGTAGCGGGCGAATATCTCCGCGTCCGTGAGGACCAGGATCCGGCCCTCGGGGAAAATAAATCCCGAGCTGAGCTGCCCCACGAACATATCGCTCCCCGGCGGCAACTGTATCTCCCGTTCCCTGAGGAGGTCACGCAATCGCTCGCGCTCCGCGTCGTTGTTGCAAAAAATAAAAATCGCCATCCCCTGCTTCACCCACTCCGCGAGGGAGCCGAAGATCCTCGTCCCCCACTCGGCACCGAGCTCCCCCCCCAGGGCGAGCGCGCGGTACGGCTCAAGCGACTGGAATGCGAGTTCGAGCCCCTGGGCATCCGGGCGCGCAGGTGAGCTCTCAGGAAGCAGCGAGCAATATACCGTCTGCCTCGCACCGATCAAACGGGAGATCTCCGCCGGGGAGAGAGAATATTCGCCTCCGGGCTCCGCGTCCTCCATGAGACGAAGGCTCGCGGCAGGTTCATGGAAAATGATTATCGCATCATCCGGGAGATAATCGAAGAGCGTCCCGAGCCTTTCCCGGTAACGCCTCAACAGCATGAGCTCTGAGAAAGGCGTTATCGCGCTCCCGGCGAGCTCGGAGATGGTGCGCTGGGTCTGCGCGTGGAATTGCCTGATCGTCCCGACCTCGTCGCCGAAGAACTCGATCCTGATTGGGAAATCCGCGGCGGGAGGGAAGAGATCAACGATGCCGCCCCTCACCGAGTACTCCCCCTTGCTCTCCACCATCTCCACCCGATGGTACCCGCCTGCCTCCAGATAGCGCAGAAGATGCTCTCGCGGGAGACGCTGCCCGGGCGCAAGTTTCAGTATCTCTGAAGCATAATCATCCAGCAGCGCCAGCCGCTGGGCGAGCGAACGGAGCGAGGCAACTACGATCACCGGCGTTTCGGCCCTGCCTGCGCCCCGTCGTCCGGCGGCGCGATCCCGCGCCAGCTTCTCCATCAGAAAGAACCGCTCGCCGATGATATCCGGATGGGGTTCTACATTTTCCTCCGGGAGCGTTTCCCATGCGGGGAAACAGCAGATATCGCCTCCGCCGAACGTTTCCATGTCAGCGGCAATCTCCTCAACCTCCTTCGGCCCTTTTGTGATGAGCACAATCGGCCTCGCTGTTCGTTCGCGGACAAGAATAGAGAGGTACGCGAGCGAAGCCCCGAAGACTCCGGAAATATTGAGAGAGGTCCCTCGTCCAAGGTGCGCAATGAGCTCTAAAAATGAGGCTGGTATCCCCGCCCCGGCAAAAAGCATATTCCTTGATCTCATCCGCTCCTTATCAAGAGGCCCGGCGTCCGGATTCAATGAAGCATGGGGGGAATCTTTACGTTGCGGCGCAGTCATACAGTAAAAATAGCATATCCGCAATCTAATTACAAACTGCGGGATAATGGGTCATTTATGGTAGGGCATAGGTAACATCTTTATAGCCCCACAACTGATCCATTGCGCTGCGGGAACATATAAGGCTCTCGCACACGGCTCGACACTGGCAGGATTCAGCGATGAGATGAAAAAGAGGAGCCAAAATATATGAGAGTGCAGAAACTCTATTAAAAGGCCGTCATTTTTTTATTGCACATCACTGCAATTTTGATATAATGTAAGCATAATATAAAGGGTGCCCCTGGGCTGGTTCGAGATATCCTGAGCTTTTTAGGCTTTGTGAGGAAATCAGTAACCGAGCCCCGAGCACCCTATGTTTTTCTTATCTCCCATCGCATTTGATATTACACTATTTTTAGCCCTCAGTCAAGCAGGGATCGCGTAAAAATCCCCCGTCGCATAACCACTACGGTAGTTTTTCACCACGGAGACACAGAGAGCACGGAGAGGATGACATCGGAAGCAACCACTGAGGGTACTGAATGCACTGAGAGAATCTTTGTAGGGCAGCACTTCACAACGTCTACAGCGTGCTACAACCTACGCTTCGGATCGCTGGCTGTCTTGATTTTTTCCAAATCACCTTCCTTAATTATGTAGAAATACCAGACTTCCGTACCATCCCTCTTTAAGATAACATGCTCGTCGGGATTTATACCGGACCTTAGAAACAATCGCCTCAGTCCATGCGCCGATCTTTTGGGGGAATATCTGGACATGTGGACTATGTACACATTGCCGACTTGATCATAGTCATAGAAGAGTGGATTTATTATCTGGATACCCTCTCTGCTCATGCCTTGGAAAAAGAGGCCGTCAGCCCTCGGAATAAACCCAATGTGCGTGTGATGGTGAGGAGAGCATCGCGACTTCAGCGTTGCCTGTATCGTCTTAATGTCGGAGTTGGTTATGTAAGGTACATCATCATGTCTTGGCATCTGCATTTCATGCCATTTGGGATGAGCTGCGTAATTGAACGGGTTTTCAATCCAATGGATCGCATAGCCCCACCAGATAAGCTGGATCACCAACGCTGCCATTGTTATCCGTCGAAAAAGCGCAGTCAAAGCGGCAGCGAGGTTATACGCCACATGCACTATTAGGATGAATAAGATTAGATGGCCGATACCATCAAATACGTCATACCACATTTCGGCGCCGACTAACTTGACGAGCAACGCAGGCACCCCGAGAAACAAGAGGAATACAGCACGGATGTCTTTTTTGACGCAGTAAAAATAACAGAGCAAGATTAGGAATAGGATTGATAGATTGTATCGGTTAAACATACGCCGAGGCGCGCTGCTTTTTAATTTTCTCGCGAATTGCGTTGCCATGTCAGACCAAAACCATTGCCATTGGAGAATGACGTATAGGAGGTAGCCGAGGAGAAGAGCAATGGCTAGTGAAATAATTGCGAGATCGGATTTTGTGAAATCCCTTCCCCTCAATTGTCCTCGCCCGTTGGTGAAGTAATACATACACGCCCCCGCGATGAAATACAGGCCGTTGGGGTGTATAAGCGGTGATAATAACAGTAGGGCCAGCCCTTTATAGATCATTTTCCTCTGTAACATCATGAAACCGAGACATATCACGCATAAGAGCATAGCCTCCATGCGGGCGACATTACCGGCGGCGATGAAATACCTATTGAGAAAGAAGAGGCCGCACACCAGCACTGAAGGTGTGTCGAGGCCGTAATGCCTGGTAAGGAGAGTGAGCAGGATGAAGGAAATCACCATGGATACAAGAGATATCGTCCGTGCGGACACGAAGGAGAAACCAACAATCTTGAATAACGTCCCCGTCACAATCATGTAGCCGGGGGGCATCCACATGATAGTGCGCTGTGGGTTGAGGGCCGGGGAGAACAAAGAGTTGGTGTCCTTGAACGCTATCGCCTGCCAGAGAAAATTCGGCTCATCGGGCCATGGCAGGGGAAAAATAAAAGAGGCGCGGTGACACAATAGTATGTAGCAGATTATGAAAAACAGAGTGAGTCAACGTGGGAGAAATAGGTTGCTTGATAGTTTTACACGCATCTTGGAAACTGTTCCGTCATCCGAAGATATGCACACGCATTTTAGAACATCACACCCTCATGAAAGTTCAGAATCTTATTTGAATTCGGAGCGATCAGGTAAATCGGTGCTCAAGAAATATTTTTCAAGCCCTTTCCCGAAGGGATCCCTTGGGAGCGTGTCCTTCGTGGTGAAAAAAAGTTTCTGGGGTGCGGCTAACGGCCGTTAGCCTGGCAGGATTGGGCGGCGGCCTTCAGGGTGTTCCGAAGCAGCATGGCGATCGTCATCGGGCCGACTCCGCCCGGCACGGGGCTTATGGCAGCCACATTAGGGGCGACCTCGTCAAAATCCACATCCCCGACGAGCCGGTATCCGCGTTCTACAGTTTTGTCCTCCACCCGGTTGATGCCGACATCTATGACCGCCGCGCCTTCGCCCACCATATCGGCTTTGATGAAGCGGGCCTTCCCGATGGCCGCGACCAGTATCTCCGCCCGCCGCGTATGCGCGGCCAGGTCGCGCGTTCCTGTATGGCACAGCGTCACCGTCGCGTTCGCCTCGCGCCGCCGCTGCATGAGCAGCGCCGCGAGCGGTTTCCCCACGATAGTGCTCCTCCCGACGATCACCACATCCTTCCCGCGCCATGACATCCCCGACCGGATGAGGAGCTCCACGATCCCCATGGGCGTGCACGGGCAGAACCCCTCCTGGCCGAGCAGCAGTTTGCCCATGTTCACGGGATGGAAACCGTCCACGTCTTTTTCTGGAGAAGCGGCGGCGAGTATTGTGTGCGTGTCAAGACCCGCGGGGAGAGGGAGCTGGACAAGAATCCCGTGCACCTCTGGGCTGGCATTCAGCTCTTTGATTTTGGCGAGGAGCTTCTCCTCCTTTGTCAATGCGGGAAAGGAGAATTGCCAGGAGCGAATACCCGCCTCTTCGCACGCCCGCTCCTTCATCGTCACATACGCTCGGGATGCCGGATCGTCGCCGGCCGTGATAAAGGCAATGCCGGGGACAACGCCTTTCTCAAGGCGCAGCTTCCCAACCGCTTTCTTTATCTCCTGCGTGATTTCGGCGGCAATCTTTTTACCATCCAGAATCTTAGCCATGGGTCACCTAATCTTAACCAGAAATGCAACTTAACTTACAACCACAGATAAACACAGGTTAACACAGATACGTATTTTGAAACAGGATGCACGCAGATACACACAGATTAAAATGATATTTCTAGAAACGCGAAACTAGAAACCGATACCCGTTTTTTGCATCTGTGTTCATCTGTGGCTATCCAACTAACGTTGGCGTTAGTTCGATAAATTCAAGTCTGACCCAAGGCGCGAGCACTCACACCTTGCGAATGATAAAGCATCTCGATGGGCACTTCTCCGCCGCCGCCGCAAAGTCATCCCAGTCCGGAGGGAATTCCGGCAAGTTATTTTTCATGACCACCTTGCCTGAAGGTGTAATCGCGGGAAGAGCGCAGAGGCCGCACGCGGTGCAGCCAACCGTGCAGACCTGTTTTACCTTCTTCCCCTTCTCCCTCGACACACAGCCGAGGTACACCCTCTGCCGGCGCGGGATGAGCGCGATGACATTGCGGGGGCACATGGCGGCGCATTTGCCGCACGCCGTGCACTTCGCTTCTACGATCTCAGGCAACCGGTTTGCGGTCATCCGGATCGCGCCGAACGGGCAGGAGCCCACGCACGACCCCATGCCGAGGCACCCATAGATACAGGACTTCGCGCCCGCATCGAGAACCTCAATCGCCACGCAGTCCTCAACACCCCTGTATCTCGCCTTCTCCCTCGCCTCATCCCTCCCCCCCCGGCACTTCACAACCGCCACGCGCGGCTCGGCGGGGAGCTCTTCCCTCCCGAGTATCTGCGAAACCTTCTTTACCGCCGCGGCGCCGCCGGGCGTGCACTGACGCGCGTGCGCCTTCCCCGCCACGAGCGCCTCAGCCATCGCGTTGCACCCCGCATAGCCGCACACGCCGCAGTTGAGCCCCGCCAGGGCACCCGCGACTTCTTCAATCCGCGGGTCGATCCTGACGGCGAAGATACG from the Candidatus Auribacterota bacterium genome contains:
- the mfd gene encoding transcription-repair coupling factor, producing the protein MRSRNMLFAGAGIPASFLELIAHLGRGTSLNISGVFGASLAYLSILVRERTARPIVLITKGPKEVEEIAADMETFGGGDICCFPAWETLPEENVEPHPDIIGERFFLMEKLARDRAAGRRGAGRAETPVIVVASLRSLAQRLALLDDYASEILKLAPGQRLPREHLLRYLEAGGYHRVEMVESKGEYSVRGGIVDLFPPAADFPIRIEFFGDEVGTIRQFHAQTQRTISELAGSAITPFSELMLLRRYRERLGTLFDYLPDDAIIIFHEPAASLRLMEDAEPGGEYSLSPAEISRLIGARQTVYCSLLPESSPARPDAQGLELAFQSLEPYRALALGGELGAEWGTRIFGSLAEWVKQGMAIFIFCNNDAERERLRDLLREREIQLPPGSDMFVGQLSSGFIFPEGRILVLTDAEIFARYRVHRPRRRFKGTVPLKEFTQLKPGDYVVHVSHGIGIYRGIKKLVKDGAEKEFICIEYQEKSKLYAPLEQAGLVERYIGFGKTPPNLDRLGGGRWQGVRVAAQRAIFDYAAEILQLQAARQSREGRAFPPDTAWQKEFENAFIYEETPDQASAIEDVKRDMERSHPMDRLVCGDVGYGKTEVAIRAAFKAVMDGKQVAILVPTTVLAQQHLSTFTDRFADYPVKIEMLSRFRTEKEQQCVIDGLTRGTVDVVIGTHRLIQPDVAFKDLGLVIIDEEQRFGVQHKEKFKKLRLMVDVLTMTATPIPRTLYMSLAGIRDMSTIATPPEDRLSIETAVCEHDEELIRNAIRRELGREGQVYVVHNYVETIERMRETIEKLVPEAVLAVGHGQMADDELEEVMRRFVEGKIDILVCTTIIESGLDIPNVNTIIIDHADRFGLADLYQLRGRVGRYRRRAYAYLLYSKGMGLLDDARRRLKALMDHTSLGSGFKIALRDLEIRGAGNILGHEQHGHIAAIGFDLYCKLLKRSVDTLRGKEVAGIEDIEVNLSFAAGLPAGYIPAEDQRIDLYKKMGEIQSERDIEWIAGELKDRFGPLPKEAVLLLEMCRLKLNAKARGIRSISLQDDRIVAVKHGEELRPGGRYPRLTKKTPLDALREIREKIAQL
- the folD gene encoding bifunctional methylenetetrahydrofolate dehydrogenase/methenyltetrahydrofolate cyclohydrolase FolD → MAKILDGKKIAAEITQEIKKAVGKLRLEKGVVPGIAFITAGDDPASRAYVTMKERACEEAGIRSWQFSFPALTKEEKLLAKIKELNASPEVHGILVQLPLPAGLDTHTILAAASPEKDVDGFHPVNMGKLLLGQEGFCPCTPMGIVELLIRSGMSWRGKDVVIVGRSTIVGKPLAALLMQRRREANATVTLCHTGTRDLAAHTRRAEILVAAIGKARFIKADMVGEGAAVIDVGINRVEDKTVERGYRLVGDVDFDEVAPNVAAISPVPGGVGPMTIAMLLRNTLKAAAQSCQANGR
- a CDS encoding RnfABCDGE type electron transport complex subunit B, with the protein product MHNVVMLSLLVLGLMGLCLGLILAIFSRIFAVRIDPRIEEVAGALAGLNCGVCGYAGCNAMAEALVAGKAHARQCTPGGAAAVKKVSQILGREELPAEPRVAVVKCRGGRDEAREKARYRGVEDCVAIEVLDAGAKSCIYGCLGMGSCVGSCPFGAIRMTANRLPEIVEAKCTACGKCAAMCPRNVIALIPRRQRVYLGCVSREKGKKVKQVCTVGCTACGLCALPAITPSGKVVMKNNLPEFPPDWDDFAAAAEKCPSRCFIIRKV